The genome window TCAACGTCATCGCCAAATTCGCGAATGCCTTTTGGCATTGCTTCATGTACCTGACGAGCAAGTTGTTCAATTTTTTTCGTGTCAATCATGGCCGTTTCCTGGTCGCAACAAAGTTAACTTAAGTGTAATCCCTGTCTGGAAAAGGATAAACCTAAAATGGCATTTGCCTGCACAGCATAAGCATATGCTGCTATTGTGCGTTGCCGGGGAAGATGTTTGGCGCTATAGTAAATTCGCTTATTCTCAGGGCGGGGCGAAATTCCCCACCGGCGGTAAATCAGCATTCGCTGAAAGCCCGCGAGCGCTTCCCGTTTTGCGACGGAAAGGTCAGCAGATCCGGTGTAATTCCGGGGCCGACGGTTAAAGTCCGGATGGGAGAGGATAACGGTTCTGTCGGGCACAGGCTCGCCGCGCGTTATTTTTATGCACTCCTCAAGCACGCCCTGATTCTGGTAACCACAATATTGATAAGGTTTATTTACCATGAATCAGACGCTACTTTCTGAATTTGGCACGCCGGAACAGCGTGTAGAACGCGCCATCGCCGCTTTACGCGAAGGGCGTGGTGTAATGGTGCTGGATGACGAAAATCGTGAAAATGAAGCTGACATGATTTTCGCCGCTGAAACCATGACCGTTGAGCAAATGGCTTTAACCATTCGTCACGGCAGCGGCATTGTCTGCCTGTGCATCACTGAGCAGCAACGCCAGCAGCTGGATCTGCCGATGATGGTAGAAAACAATACCAGCTCTTTTGGCACTGGCTTCACCGTTACCATCGAGGCTGCTCAGGGCGTAACCACCGGCGTTTCTGCCCAGGATCGCCTGACCACCATCCGTACCGCTATCGCCGATAACGCCCGTCCCAGCGATTTAAATCGTCCGGGCCATGTCTTCCCTCTGCGCGCGCGCGACGGCGGCGTATTGACCCGCGGCGGTCATACTGAGGCGACGATCGATTTGGTTTCACTGGCAGGGTTTAAACCGGCCGGTGTGCTGTGTGAGCTGACCAACGACGATGGCACCATGGCCCATGCGCCAGAGGCCATTATCTTCGCCAGACAGCATAATATGCCGCTGGTGACGATTGAAGATCTGATCGCTTATCGACGCAATCATGAAACGCGTCAGGCAAGCTAAAACGCGCTGCTGCTGATAACAATAAAAAAGCCGGGATAATCCCGGCTTTTTTTATCGCTTTGCATAGAAGATATGGTTGCCTATGGCTGCCGTTTGCGCGAATGCACTGCTCCAGGCGGGCGTTACCGTTTGATTATGATAGTAGGTTGCGCCATTAGTCACATCAGAAAGCTCGCCGTTAACAATCTGGTGAGCTATCTGTTGTGCCCGCTGCCAGCTTTTATCATCTTTGGCTGGATAGCTGAACGCGTTATTTTTTAAGTGAGTCCATGAAAACTGTTTTGGTGCGTAAACAACCGGACAGATTTGCGTAACGTCCCAGTTAGCCCGATTCATGGTTACCGATGCGACGGCTATCTGTCCTTTCAGCGGTTCCCCGCGTGCTTCGTGATATATATTCATAGCCAGACAAAGAATGGCACTCTGAACCAGCATAGTAATTCCGTCATTAACCAGAGATAACGGGAGTTTACGAAGCGGCAAAAAGTAAAAACAGCAGACAGGTCTTGAAAATTCCCTGTTTGCGCTATGTCATTGATATATCGATGCCTGTATGAATATTTTCAGATAAATAGCATTAGCCGATCCCGCTGCTTTGTAGCAGTGTCAGGCTAAACCCCATCACCGTCATACCGCATAAAACGCCATAGCTTGGGTTACTGTGTGGATCAATATCACGCGCCAGCGGCATCAGTTCATCAACAGAAAGCGCAACCATAATACCGGCCACGGCAGCCATAATTGCCGCAATCAACACCGGTGAAATCGCCGGGCCGAGCAGCCAGAATGCCAGTACGCCGCC of Pantoea alhagi contains these proteins:
- a CDS encoding cell wall hydrolase codes for the protein MLVQSAILCLAMNIYHEARGEPLKGQIAVASVTMNRANWDVTQICPVVYAPKQFSWTHLKNNAFSYPAKDDKSWQRAQQIAHQIVNGELSDVTNGATYYHNQTVTPAWSSAFAQTAAIGNHIFYAKR
- the ribB gene encoding 3,4-dihydroxy-2-butanone-4-phosphate synthase, which gives rise to MNQTLLSEFGTPEQRVERAIAALREGRGVMVLDDENRENEADMIFAAETMTVEQMALTIRHGSGIVCLCITEQQRQQLDLPMMVENNTSSFGTGFTVTIEAAQGVTTGVSAQDRLTTIRTAIADNARPSDLNRPGHVFPLRARDGGVLTRGGHTEATIDLVSLAGFKPAGVLCELTNDDGTMAHAPEAIIFARQHNMPLVTIEDLIAYRRNHETRQAS